In the genome of Vibrio ziniensis, the window TAACAAAGAAGTCATTGGTGAGTTGACCAACTCTGTCAGTGAATACACCATGGGAAGTTCCACCGTAGTTAGCCCCAAGTACTCTCATACCACCAATCAGGACTGTCATTTCGCAAGCGGTTAACCCCATCAACTGTGCTCTGTCGAGTAACATTTCTTCTGCGCTAACAACATAGTCCTTCATTTGCCAGTTCCTAAACCCATCCGCCAATGGTTCTAAAACTTCAAAAGACTCAACATCTGTTTGTGCTTGCGTCGCATCCCCACGCCCGGGGCTAAATGGAACTTTACTATTAAAGCCTGCTGCTTGTGCTGCCATTTCAACACCAACATTACCAGCAAGGACGATGGTATCTGCAACACTAGCACCTGTTTCCGTGGCAATCGATTCTAATACCTTCAAGACTTTAGCTAGCCTCATTGGCTCGTTACCTAGCCAGTCTTTTTGAGGGGCTAAGCGAATGCGAGCACCGTTCGCACCTCCACGTTTATCTGAGCCTCGGAAGGTTCGGGCACTGTCCCAAGCAGTCGCAACAAGTTCATTGACAGCTAAACCTGATGCTACAATTTTCGACTTAACGGCTTCAACATCATAAGAAGTGCTACCTACAGGTACTGGGTCTTGCCAAATTAGATCTTCTTTTGGTACATCTGGTCCTAGATAACGAGCCTTAGGTCCTAAATCGCGATGAGTGAGTTTGAACCAAGCTCTTGCAAAGGTATCTGCGAAATAGTCAGGTTCATCTCTAAAGCGCTCGGAAATTTTGCGATAGTCTGGGTCCATTTTGAGCGCCATATCGGCGTCAGTCATAATTGGGTTGTAGTGTTTTGATGGGTCTTCTACATCGGCTGGTTTATCTTCAGGCGCAATGTTAATCGGCTCCCATTGCCAAGCACCTGCTGGGCTTTTTTTGAGTTCCCAATCGTATTTGAACAGTAGATAGAAGTAACCGTTATCCCATTGAGTTGGGTTTGTGGTCCATGCGCCTTCTATACCACTGGTGACTGTGTCTCGCCCAATGCCACGAGTTTGATGATTCATCCAACCTAAGCCTTGTTCTTCAAGCGATGCGCCTTCAGGATCTGGGCCCAAATTTGTGGCATTGCCATTGCCGTGACATTTACCAACGGTATGACCACCAGCGGTTAGAGCAACGGTTTCCTCATCATTCATCGCCATACGGGCGAAGGTGACGCGCATATCTTTGGCGGTTTTCAGCGGGTCAGGATTGCCGT includes:
- the katG gene encoding catalase/peroxidase HPI — encoded protein: MDKNGASTGRKCPVMHGGMTSSDMSVMDWWPKALNLDILHQHDSKTNPLGTDFSYKDELKNLNVEALKNDLKALMTDSQSWWPADWGHYGGLMIRMAWHAAGSYRIADGRGGAATGNQRFAPLNSWPDNANLDKARRLLWPIKQKYGNKISWADLIILAGNMAYESMGFKTFGFAFGREDIWQPEKDTYWGSEKEWLAPSGGKGSRYSGERDLENPLAAVMMGLIYVNPEGVDGNPDPLKTAKDMRVTFARMAMNDEETVALTAGGHTVGKCHGNGNATNLGPDPEGASLEEQGLGWMNHQTRGIGRDTVTSGIEGAWTTNPTQWDNGYFYLLFKYDWELKKSPAGAWQWEPINIAPEDKPADVEDPSKHYNPIMTDADMALKMDPDYRKISERFRDEPDYFADTFARAWFKLTHRDLGPKARYLGPDVPKEDLIWQDPVPVGSTSYDVEAVKSKIVASGLAVNELVATAWDSARTFRGSDKRGGANGARIRLAPQKDWLGNEPMRLAKVLKVLESIATETGASVADTIVLAGNVGVEMAAQAAGFNSKVPFSPGRGDATQAQTDVESFEVLEPLADGFRNWQMKDYVVSAEEMLLDRAQLMGLTACEMTVLIGGMRVLGANYGGTSHGVFTDRVGQLTNDFFVNLTDMSYTWKPVGENVYDICDRQTNSKKWTATRVDLVFGSNSILRAYAEVYAQDDSKEKFVKDFISAWVKVMNADRFDLI